A window from Enterocloster bolteae encodes these proteins:
- a CDS encoding anaerobic ribonucleoside-triphosphate reductase activating protein: MKICGLQKTTLLDFPGRVAATIFTGGCNFRCPFCHNSGLLGSDAEEYECQEDILAFLEKRKRVLEGVCITGGEPTLQPDLEEFIRKVRSLGLAVKLDTNGYMPGILKDLCAKGLLDCVAMDIKAGRNHYEEAAGVSGLSMERIDESIEFLLSGSIPYEFRTTVVRGIHTSDDFRQIGPWIKGCPDYYLQCFTESGEVLVPGLYSDFSKDEMMAFADLVRPYVGQVSLRGIDY, encoded by the coding sequence ATGAAAATATGCGGACTGCAAAAGACTACGCTGCTGGACTTTCCGGGCAGAGTGGCCGCAACTATATTTACAGGAGGATGTAATTTCCGGTGTCCATTCTGCCATAACAGCGGGCTTCTGGGTTCAGACGCAGAAGAATATGAATGCCAGGAGGATATTCTGGCATTCCTGGAAAAACGCAAACGGGTACTGGAAGGTGTTTGTATCACCGGAGGCGAGCCCACCCTGCAGCCGGACCTGGAGGAGTTCATACGGAAGGTGCGGAGCCTGGGACTGGCAGTGAAGCTGGATACCAATGGTTACATGCCTGGAATATTAAAAGATTTGTGCGCCAAAGGGCTTTTGGATTGTGTGGCAATGGATATTAAAGCCGGGCGCAATCACTATGAAGAAGCAGCCGGAGTTTCCGGCCTTTCCATGGAACGGATAGATGAGAGCATCGAATTTCTTCTGTCAGGCAGCATCCCCTATGAATTCCGGACAACCGTTGTCCGCGGTATTCACACCTCTGATGATTTCAGACAGATTGGACCGTGGATTAAGGGGTGTCCGGATTACTACCTGCAGTGCTTCACGGAGTCCGGGGAAGTACTTGTTCCCGGACTCTATTCAGACTTTTCAAAAGATGAAATGATGGCATTCGCTGATTTGGTGCGCCCCTATGTGGGGCAGGTTTCCCTGAGGGGAATTGATTACTAG